One window from the genome of Hydractinia symbiolongicarpus strain clone_291-10 chromosome 1, HSymV2.1, whole genome shotgun sequence encodes:
- the LOC130635979 gene encoding cyclin-dependent kinase 7-like isoform X1 has protein sequence MEVMKDHSKRYKKISFLGEGQFATVYKAEDTEDDNKIVAVKKIKLGHRTEAKDGINRTALREIKLLQELHHENILGLLDVFGHKSSISLVFDFMVTDLEVIIKDTSLVLSPPHIKAFILMTIQGLEYLHNNWILHRDMKPNNLLLNAEGILKIGDFGLAKTFGSPNRVYTHQVVTRWYRSPELLFGAKNYGTGIDMWAVGCILAELLLRVPFLPGETDLGQLSKIFETLGTPTDQDWPGMKDLSDFVEFKKFPRIPFHEIFSAAGDDLLDLLEKLFLYCPIKRINSTKALQHPYFSNRPAPSPGSLLPRPGMKNDFDDVKSTSNILKRKMEDPLSADITAKKLIF, from the exons ATGGAAGTCATGAAAGACCACTCTAAAAGATACAAAAAGATATCGTTTTTGGGAGAGGGTCAG ttTGCTACAGTTTACAAAGCTGAAGATACAGAGGATGACAATAAGATTGTTGCTGTTAAAAag atTAAACTAGGACACAGAACGGAAGCAAAAGATG GAATTAACAGAACAGCTTtaagagaaataaaacttttacaaGAATTACACCATGAGAATATACTTGGG CTGTTGGATGTGTTTGGTCATAAATCAAGTATAAGTTTAGTATTCGATTTCATGGTGACAGATCTTGAG GTTATTATAAAAGATACGTCACTTGTACTCAGTCCTCCACACATAAAGGCTTTTATTTTAATGACTATTCAAGGTCTTGAATATCTCCACAATAACTGGATACTCCATAGG GATATGAAACCAAACAATCTTCTACTAAATGCAGAAGGTATATTAAAAATTGGTGATTTTGGATTGGCTAAGACATTCGGCTCTCCTAACAGAGTATACACACATCAAGTGGTCACTAG GTGGTATCGTTCTCCGGAGTTGTTGTTTGGTGCAAAAAACTATGGTACAGGCATTGATATGTGGGCTGTTGGCTGCATTCTTGCAGAACTCTTACTCAga GTACCCTTTCTACCAGGTGAAACTGATTTGGGGCAACTTTCGAAGATTTTTGAAACACTTGGAACTCCAACAGATCAAGATTGGCCT GGAATGAAAGACTTATCCGACTTTGTTGAATTTAAGAAATTTCCACGTATTCCGTTTCATGAAATTTTCTCAGCAGCTGGAGATGATTTACTGGATTTGCTcgaaaaactttttctttacTGTCCCATTAAAAGAATAAACTCAACCAAG GCTTTACAACATCCTTACTTCTCTAATCGTCCGGCGCCAAGTCCCGGTTCGTTGCTGCCTCGTCCCGGCATGAAAAACGATTTCGATGACGTGAAAAGTACAAGTAACATTCTGAAACGAAAGATGGAGGATCCGCTAAGCGCAG ATATTACTgcaaaaaaactgattttttaa
- the LOC130635979 gene encoding cyclin-dependent kinase 7-like isoform X2, producing the protein MEVMKDHSKRYKKISFLGEGQFATVYKAEDTEDDNKIVAVKKIKLGHRTEAKDGINRTALREIKLLQELHHENILGLLDVFGHKSSISLVFDFMVTDLEVIIKDTSLVLSPPHIKAFILMTIQGLEYLHNNWILHRDMKPNNLLLNAEGILKIGDFGLAKTFGSPNRVYTHQVVTRWYRSPELLFGAKNYGTGIDMWAVGCILAELLLRVPFLPGETDLGQLSKIFETLGTPTDQDWPGMKDLSDFVEFKKFPRIPFHEIFSAAGDDLLDLLEKLFLYCPIKRINSTKALQHPYFSNRPAPSPGSLLPRPGMKNDFDDVKSTSNILKRKMEDPLSAGFYRCV; encoded by the exons ATGGAAGTCATGAAAGACCACTCTAAAAGATACAAAAAGATATCGTTTTTGGGAGAGGGTCAG ttTGCTACAGTTTACAAAGCTGAAGATACAGAGGATGACAATAAGATTGTTGCTGTTAAAAag atTAAACTAGGACACAGAACGGAAGCAAAAGATG GAATTAACAGAACAGCTTtaagagaaataaaacttttacaaGAATTACACCATGAGAATATACTTGGG CTGTTGGATGTGTTTGGTCATAAATCAAGTATAAGTTTAGTATTCGATTTCATGGTGACAGATCTTGAG GTTATTATAAAAGATACGTCACTTGTACTCAGTCCTCCACACATAAAGGCTTTTATTTTAATGACTATTCAAGGTCTTGAATATCTCCACAATAACTGGATACTCCATAGG GATATGAAACCAAACAATCTTCTACTAAATGCAGAAGGTATATTAAAAATTGGTGATTTTGGATTGGCTAAGACATTCGGCTCTCCTAACAGAGTATACACACATCAAGTGGTCACTAG GTGGTATCGTTCTCCGGAGTTGTTGTTTGGTGCAAAAAACTATGGTACAGGCATTGATATGTGGGCTGTTGGCTGCATTCTTGCAGAACTCTTACTCAga GTACCCTTTCTACCAGGTGAAACTGATTTGGGGCAACTTTCGAAGATTTTTGAAACACTTGGAACTCCAACAGATCAAGATTGGCCT GGAATGAAAGACTTATCCGACTTTGTTGAATTTAAGAAATTTCCACGTATTCCGTTTCATGAAATTTTCTCAGCAGCTGGAGATGATTTACTGGATTTGCTcgaaaaactttttctttacTGTCCCATTAAAAGAATAAACTCAACCAAG GCTTTACAACATCCTTACTTCTCTAATCGTCCGGCGCCAAGTCCCGGTTCGTTGCTGCCTCGTCCCGGCATGAAAAACGATTTCGATGACGTGAAAAGTACAAGTAACATTCTGAAACGAAAGATGGAGGATCCGCTAAGCGCAG GTTTTTATAGATGTGTTTAA
- the LOC130635992 gene encoding neurogenic differentiation factor 6-B-like, whose amino-acid sequence MSTIDDGCIYNDLFEFDSIDSTTTINKEDTSETETSPSNILLVKSEEDDIFSGDWLTFDTVPFDECVVKDVYWSNNTDDPETQLMYDSIDSKSDDSDSSNSLNEQYSERNTKHYKNFYGERKKSGNIKGTQSKDPYLESHRLRLNARQRSRVSKTNDMFKQLDVIIPVYKDSENKRPRSNSKLAILKRAIKYMNDLSVLLSDTNR is encoded by the coding sequence ATGAGTACGATTGACGACGGGTGCATATACAATGACTTGTTTGAATTCGATTCAATAGATTCGACTACAACAATAAACAAAGAGGATACTTCAGAGACAGAAACATCACCATCAAACATTTTATTAGTTAAATCAGAAGAAGATGACATTTTCAGTGGGGATTGGTTAACATTCGATACAGTACCATTTGATGAATGTGTAGTCAAGGATGTTTACTGGTCTAATAACACAGATGATCCAGAAACTCAGTTGATGTATGACTCGATAGATAGCAAATCTGACGATTCAGACAGCTCAAACAGCTTAAATGAACAATATAGCGAGAGAAATACGAAACattacaaaaacttttatgGAGAACGGAAAAAAAGTGGAAATATTAAAGGCACTCAATCAAAGGATCCGTATTTAGAAAGTCATCGTTTACGTCTAAACGCGAGACAAAGAAGTCGTGTATCAAAAACAAACGACATGTTTAAACAGTTAGATGTTATTATACCGGTGTATAAAGATTCAGAGAATAAAAGACCACGCTCAAATTCCAAATTAGCAATCCTAAAAAGGGCTATAAAATACATGAACGATTTATCAGTATTATTGTCAGATACAAATCGCTGA